The genomic DNA ATTGATAAAATCAGGGTAAGAGTTATTTTTACAGGAGATGGGGTAATTGTACACAGGGCTTTCTTTTCAAATGAATTAGGTGATAGATGCACTTTTGCTCCGTACAACCTTTTGTTTCAAAGAGCTTCATCTGTAGCAGAGATTGCTTTAAATCTCGCCCTCAAAGGGGAAAGTGAAGACTGTTTTAGCTTGGTTCCATTTTACCTTAGAAAATCTCAGGCAGAAAGAATGAGGGAAATTGAAGGGAATTGATAAAGAAATTGATATTGTGAATACAGAAAATTGGCATATAGATGATATAATAGTTATTGAAAAATTGAGCTTTACAATTCCATGGACAAAAAATGCTTTTTTACAGGAACTACAGAATAATAAGTTTGCTGTATATTTATCTGCAAAAATGGGAGATAGAATAGTCGGTTATGCAGGAATGTGGAAAATCTTCGATGAAGGACACATAACCAATGTTGCAGTACATCCTGAATTCAGGCGTATGGGTATAGGGAGCATGCTGCTTGAAAGGCTGATAAACTTGGCAAAAAGAGATGGAATTACCAAAATGACCCTGGAGGTAAGACAGAGTAACAAGGCAGCCCAAGCTTTATATAAAAAATATGGTTTCAAGGCTGCAG from Bacillota bacterium includes the following:
- the rimI gene encoding ribosomal protein S18-alanine N-acetyltransferase, encoding MKGIDKEIDIVNTENWHIDDIIVIEKLSFTIPWTKNAFLQELQNNKFAVYLSAKMGDRIVGYAGMWKIFDEGHITNVAVHPEFRRMGIGSMLLERLINLAKRDGITKMTLEVRQSNKAAQALYKKYGFKAAGIRKEYYADNGEDAVIMWNEWL